The following coding sequences lie in one Monomorium pharaonis isolate MP-MQ-018 chromosome 1, ASM1337386v2, whole genome shotgun sequence genomic window:
- the LOC105829697 gene encoding uncharacterized protein LOC105829697, whose protein sequence is MFCRTRNVVQTLIIGTLGAPSMSDPPKEDRVAIVFTPVLEGIGGLSTNALSIMKIPPFWREDPALWFTQIKIAFEVSRISNDKTKFTYTVLHVDQAVMPFVSDIVRQSSEDGKYDTLKNRIISAFDETTESKLRKMLRGRELGNEKPSHFLQWMRNLSGDQISSDVLRTLFLEHMPQNVRGILAASSSQDVLQLAALADKVTKALNETNQIMAVATSNTAPEQRPSPPNEGMANQLKALEEQVAALSLQLRRSHERGRSHSQRSRSGPRRSSSRSKERVVSVGTCYYHRKFGAQAHCCRKPCDWKTPSPPAKEN, encoded by the coding sequence ATGTTTTGTCGAACTAGAAATGTTGTCCAGACTCTTATTATAGGGACTCTAGGGGCACCTAGCATGTCCGATCCACCGAAAGAAGACCGCGTGGCGATAGTATTCACCCCTGTTCTCGAGGGCATAGGCGGATTGAGCACTAACGCCCTGTCGATCATGAAGATACCCCCGTTCTGGAGGGAGGATCCAGCCTTATGGTTCACCCAGATCAAGATAGCTTTCGAGGTATCACGAATATCGAACGATAAGACGAAATTCACGTACACCGTCTTACACGTGGACCAGGCAGTGATGCCTTTTGTCTCAGACATAGTTCGCCAATCATCGGAAGACGGTAAATacgatacattaaaaaatagaattatatccGCCTTTGACGAAACGACCGAATCCAAGCTGAGAAAAATGCTTCGCGGACGCGAGCTCGGCAATGAGAAACCATCGCATTTCCTTCAATGGATGCGGAATCTATCTGGCGATCAAATCAGCAGCGATGTGCTTCGCACCCTTTTCCTAGAGCACATGCCGCAGAACGTTCGCGGAATCCTAGCGGCATCTTCTAGTCAAGACGTGTTGCAGTTAGCGGCTTTGGCGGACAAAGTTACAAAGGCGCTGAACGAGACCAACCAAATAATGGCGGTAGCCACCAGCAATACGGCACCCGAGCAGCGACCATCCCCGCCCAACGAGGGAATGGCAAATCAGCTAAAGGCGCTGGAAGAACAAGTAGCGGCCCTGAGCCTGCAGTTGCGACGAAGTCACGAACGCGGACGCAGCCACAGCCAAAGAAGTAGATCTGGCCCGCGACGCAGTTCATCACGATCAAAAGAGCGCGTCGTAAGTGTGGGCACGTGCTACTACCATAGGAAATTCGGCGCGCAGGCGCATTGCTGCAGAAAGCCATGCGACTGGAAGACGCCCTCACCACCAGCGAAGGAAAACTAA
- the LOC105831689 gene encoding uncharacterized protein K02A2.6-like: protein MALIGSIQPFNSKESDITTYLERIEQLFVCNDINEAKKMSVFLTLIGGDAYGVLKDLLAPSLPSTKTYEQLKKSLSSHYSPKRLTIAERYKFYSAKQKTEEDVKAYAVRLKNLAKYCEFATFLEEALRGKFVCGIRSEGVKRKLLTEDNLTFNRAYELAVGMELAEGQVKIMGPETISINKLRYQREGQSKGASSQGSGVKGQNQGQKQRATKPSHSQLASRVKCKRCLRVHFEGNKCPAINWTCYSCQQTGHTAKSPLCKNRVHSLQSEESEIGFSSAVEDEESLELGLIQESTEGELYHVHSVTKSRENESLKVALHIENKLMTMEVDSGACKSVIHVNDYNKWLSHLALRSVSFKLRVVTGEKVEIVGQVVVRVRYTTETFKLPLIVLNGKTKFIPLLGRNWLNVLNPKWREVINMPLIIKSVSQCKVESSQIDHSGEAANSRKRLVLSIRSQFGAVFKEESNTSIKNFKVDVKLKEKANPIFHRAYQMPFALKPKVEEELSRMVEEGILSKKNGKDVRICVDFKKTLNTVIDTEHCVLPLPEDIYANLSGSRCFTVIDLKGAYQQLAIGDSSKELFTINTHLGLFRYNRLTFGVSSAPGIFQSIMESILAGLKNTQCYLDDILVHGATVEQCYRRVCEVFKRLAEYNVKVNAEKCKFFETKVEFLGHMVDANRIHPTGEKIECIQKAPAPTNVTQLKSYLGLLSYYRKFIPMLSAKLKPLYELCNTGSEFRWNDECEKTFQSSKKLLTSDEVLTHFDPTLPIVVTCDSSGYGVGAVLSHIIEGKDKPVLFASSTLSPAEQKYSNLERESLALIFSLKKFHKYIYGRRFILLTDHQPLQFIFGKNKGIPVTAAARITRWALTLSAYDYEIRYKKGKLIANADGLSRLPMSASTEIPGYLNSFSLLNTVPLHAGDVARATQKDRVLTKVIEFTLSGWARDVEEEALKPYFTKRHELSVENNCLLLGNKVIIPELLRTEVLNLFHEQHAGIVRSKMLLRAYCWWPGINDDVEKFISSCEVCQQTQNFSNSSTLLLWPTAPNVFYRVNIDFFHKYNHTFLMVSDSKSKWIEVKLMDHGSKASETILKLKEVFAVYGLPVELVSDNGPPFNSSEFSAFCQANGIKPVKSPPYHPQSNGSAERSIQTVKKGLERALFTEKGRDIGKNVLLTRLINFLFTYRNTPSTVTGKSPAENILKMRPRTRFDLIKPFSKEITMGHKGDAKEIRLYTLNEPVYVKNIPLKMWEKGKIIKVLSHSTYLVQIADKIRFVHANDIRVNPYMAGGADGETQPSITEQPMAVDYNKGNVSAKEEQGEEEVPACKEEIVEEQASSQRSISKSNNYPSLESSTSKTYSTRSGRIPRCPILRAQRTTQQNNANGTRPSTPKYQNYKKDDH, encoded by the exons ATGGCACTCATTGGGTCAATCCAACCATTCAATTCGAAAGAATCGGATATCACAACATACTTAGAGCGTATCGAACAATTATTTGTCTGTAATGATATAAACGaagcaaaaaaaatgtcaGTTTTCCTAACCTTAATCGGAGGAGATGCGTATGgagtattaaaagatttattggcACCGTCATTACCTAGTACGAAAACGTACGAGCAGCTTAAGAAGTCATTGTCGAGTCATTACAGTCCAAAACGGTTAACTATAGCTGAACGTTATAAGTTTTATTCAGCCAAGCAGAAGACAGAGGAGGATGTGAAAGCATATGCCGTCAGATTGAAGAACTTAGCTAAGTATTGCGAGTTCGCTACTTTTCTCGAAGAAGCACTTCGCGGTAAATTTGTATGTGGAATACGTTCAGAGGGAGTCAAACGAAAATTGTTAACGGAAGATAACCTTACTTTTAATAGGGCGTATGAATTGGCAGTGGGCATGGAATTAGCGGAAGGTCAAGTTAAAATTATGGGGCCAGAGACAATTTCGATCAATAAATTAAGGTATCAACGAGAAGGTCAGTCAAAAGGTGCATCCAGTCAAGGTAGTGGAGTCAAGGGCCAAAATCAAGGGCAAAAACAGCGGGCAACTAAGCCAAGTCATAGTCAACTAGCGAGTCGAGTCAAATGCAAACGATGTCTTCGCGTGCACTTCGAAGGCAACAAGTGTCCAGCTATCAACTGGACCTGTTATTCTTGCCAGCAGACGGGTCATACTGCAAAGTCACCATTATGCAAAAATAGAGTCCACAGTCTGCAATCGGAGGAATCGGAAATCGGTTTTAGCAGCGCAGTCGAAGATGAAGAATCATTGGAATTAGGCTTAATACAGGAGTCTACGGAGGGTGAACTGTATCATGTACATTCCGTTACAAAGTCGAGAGAAAACGAAAGTCTGAAAGTCGCGTTACATATCGAAAATAAGTTAATGACTATGGAAGTTGATTCGGGTGCATGCAAGTCGGTCATTCACGTCAACGATTATAACAAATGGTTGTCGCATTTAGCCTTAAGATCTGTAAGTTTTAAGTTAAGAGTCGTAACAGGCGAAAAAGTAGAAATTGTCGGTCAAGTCGTAGTCAGAGTCAGGTATACGACCGAAACATTTAAGCTACCATTGATTGTGTTGAAtggaaaaactaaatttattccTTTACTAGGTCGCAATTGGTTGAATGTATTAAATCCAAAGTGGAGAGAAGTAATTAACATgcctttaattattaagtcaGTCAGTCAATGTAAGGTTGAATCAAGTCAAATTGATCATTCTGGGGAAGCTGCGAATAGTCGAAAGCGGTTGGTATTATCTATCAGGTCACAGTTTGGAGCGGTTTTTAAGGAGGAATCAAACACCAGCATCAAAAATTTCAAGGTCGATGTAAAGCTAAAAGAAAAGGCAAATCCAATATTCCACCGTGCGTACCAAATGCCATTTGCGCTCAAGCCTAAAGTCGAAGAAGAACTATCCAGGATGGTGGAAGAAGGAATATTAAGTAAG AAGAATGGGAAAGACGTTAGGATTTGTgtcgattttaaaaaaacgttgaaCACTGTCATTGATACCGAACATTGTGTACTACCCCTACCGGAAGATATTTACGCTAACCTTAGTGGAAGTCGATGTTTCACAGTCATCGATCTTAAAGGAGCATATCAGCAACTCGCAATAGGGGACAGTTCTAAAGAGTTGTTTACTATCAATACTCATTTGGGGCTGTTCAGATATAATCGATTAACGTTTGGTGTAAGCTCGGCCCCGGGAATATTTCAGTCAATTATGGAAAGCATTCTTGCTGGCTTGAAGAATACTCAATGTTATCTAGATGATATCCTGGTTCATGGAGCTACAGTGGAACAATGTTATCGCCGAGTTTGTGAGGTTTTCAAACGTCTAGCGGAATATAATGTCAAAGTCAACGCGgagaaatgtaaattttttgaaacaaagGTTGAGTTCTTAGGACACATGGTGGATGCCAATAGAATTCATCCGACCGGGGAAAAAATAGAATGTATCCAGAAGGCACCGGCACCAACTAATGTGACTCAGTTAAAGTCGTACTTGGGATTGTTAAGTTATTACAGGAAATTCATCCCTATGTTGTCGGCGAAGCTTAAACCATTATATGAGTTATGTAATACAGGAAGTGAATTCCGTTGGAATGACGAGTGTGAGAAAACATTTCAATCAAGTAAAAAGCTGCTCACATCGGACGAGGTGCTTACGCACTTTGATCCAACTCTACCAATCGTGGTCACGTGCGACTCGAGTGGTTACGGAGTGGGCGCCGTACTAAGTCATATAATCGAGGGAAAAGACAAGCCTGTTTTGTTTGCCTCAAGCACGTTGTCGCCAGCAGAACAAAAATATTCCAATTTGGAAAGGGAAAGCCTTGCGCTGATATTTAGTCTAAAGAAGTTCCACAAATACATCTACGGCCgaagatttattttgttaacagATCACCAACCACTTCAGTTTATTTTTGGGAAAAACAAAGGAATTCCGGTAACGGCAGCGGCACGCATCACGCGATGGGCTTTAACATTGTCAGCGTATGATTATGAAATTCGGTATAAAAAGGGCAAGCTTATTGCTAATGCAGATGGACTATCACGTTTACCGATGTCGGCAAGTACGGAAATCCCAGGCTACTTGAATTCGTTTAGCTTGTTGAATACAGTACCACTACATGCAGGAGATGTGGCAAGAGCCACCCAAAAGGATAGAGTGTTAACTAAGGTTATCGAATTCACACTATCGGGATGGGCAAGAGACGTGGAAGAAGAGGCGTTAAAACCATATTTTACCAAGAGGCATGAACTGTCAGTCgagaataattgtttattactgGGAAACAAGGTGATCATTCCTGAGTTGTTGAGAACAGAAGTACTAAATCTTTTCCATGAGCAACATGCGGGTATCGTCCGCTCGAAGATGCTTTTAAGGGCCTATTGTTGGTGGCCAGGTATAAATGACGACGTCGAAAAATTCATATCATCGTGTGAAGTTTGTCAACAAACACAAAACTTTTCGAACAGTAGCACCTTGCTTTTGTGGCCTACAGCGCCAAATGTCTTCTATAGAgtcaatattgatttttttcataaatacaaTCACACATTCTTAATGGTGAGCGACAGTAAGTCAAAGTGGATTGAGGTTAAGCTAATGGACCATGGATCAAAAGCAAGCGAaaccattttaaaattaaaagaagtgTTTGCAGTGTATGGTTTACCAGTGGAATTGGTCTCAGATAATGGTCCGCCATTCAATTCATCGGAGTTCAGCGCATTCTGTCAAGCAAACGGAATTAAACCAGTCAAGTCTCCACCGTATCACCCCCAGAGTAATGGTAGCGCAGAGAGGAGCATTCAAACAGTTAAAAAAGGATTGGAAAGAGCATTGTTTACGGAAAAAGGGAGAGATATCGGCAAAAACGTATTATTGACTCGTTTGATAAACTTCCTTTTTACGTATCGAAACACTCCATCAACGGTAACGGGGAAATCTCCCGcggaaaatattcttaaaatgaGACCCAGAACTCGATTTGACTTGATTAAACCCttttctaaagaaataacTATGGGCCACAAGGGGGACGCAAAAGAGATTCGATTGTATACGTTAAATGAACcggtatatgtaaaaaatattccgtTGAAGATGTGGGAAAaaggtaaaattataaaagtgcTAAGTCACTCTACTTATCTCGTTCAAATAGCggataaaattagatttgtaCATGCTAATGATATTCGCGTGAATCCATATATGGCCGGCGGAGCCGATGGCGAAACACAACCTAGTATTACGGAGCAACCTATGGCTGTGGATTATAATAAGGGAAATGTTTCGGCGAAGGAAGAACAGGGGGAGGAGGAAGTTCCGGCCTGTAAGGAAGAAATCGTGGAAGAGCAGGCTAGTTCGCAAAGATCGATCAGTAAGAGCAATAATTATCCTAGTCTGGAAAGTAGTACTTCCAAAACTTACTCCACTCGCTCG